A part of Terriglobus roseus genomic DNA contains:
- a CDS encoding TolC family protein, which translates to MKRARIRMLLLFAGCGAAAVAHAQQQPPPYTAPPSLHPDATSAPGQQTPPASQQPRSTPEAPLPQPDASTMDLRAIKPLSTQPPVPARMSNAMQKAANSNVHPAAETPSAMSTGVFNIIAAYRASHVAALAAGTPSRLAGLVRDGKLYLSLHDALALAIENNLDVEVGRYSLALADTDLLRAKGGGTLRGVDYSIQQTAAGVGATATPLLITTTTQNGSPTNASVTDLSQVTQIGNTQQQTLSQNNTDTFSVGPNIPVFDPTVIAQVGYLHRSNQTSLIGTTDTTDSTTSSDPGPLSFLSAGVDYQQGFSPGTQIDAFASNAPSVLYGDTSQYDPFHTPSTSVTVTQPLLRGRGRSVNLRFLRIARIDQRVSRLVFEQQLLETVYGVSRLYYDLVSLGENIAVKEQSLAAAQRLLQDDRNQVDEGTLPPIELTRAQALVSSSRLDLIQSRGLYRQQEVILREQLVRNLADPAAQMLSIVPTDHITVPDDVPVPDVPTLTADALANRPDLAQAGLQIQANELAANGSRNGVKPMLNAYANVQTRGSSLVPYQTIGSAGNGMLQAPAALTTGGLRLSTIYQAGIQLNLPLRNRIAQSDAARDAIQLRRAEARNEKLANDVRQQVENAAIALENAHEAYTAAVESSNYQQQLLQAEIDKFSVGASTNYMIIQDQAYLAQARSTEVAARSDWMKAQMALDRSLGDLLEKNRIEFEDAVEGHVP; encoded by the coding sequence ATGAAGCGCGCCCGTATACGCATGCTATTGCTGTTCGCCGGATGCGGAGCGGCCGCCGTCGCTCACGCGCAACAACAGCCGCCGCCTTACACCGCCCCGCCATCACTGCATCCCGATGCAACATCAGCTCCGGGACAGCAGACGCCTCCTGCTTCGCAGCAGCCTCGATCCACGCCCGAGGCTCCGCTGCCGCAGCCAGATGCAAGCACTATGGATCTGCGTGCGATTAAGCCTTTAAGCACGCAACCTCCTGTGCCAGCGCGCATGTCAAATGCGATGCAGAAGGCAGCGAACAGCAACGTGCATCCCGCTGCAGAAACGCCATCGGCAATGAGCACCGGTGTATTCAATATCATCGCAGCCTATCGAGCATCACACGTCGCAGCACTGGCAGCCGGTACCCCCTCGCGGCTTGCAGGTCTGGTGCGAGACGGAAAGTTGTATCTCTCATTGCACGATGCACTGGCACTCGCAATTGAAAACAACCTCGATGTCGAGGTCGGTCGCTACAGCCTTGCGCTTGCGGATACGGATCTGCTTCGGGCCAAAGGGGGTGGCACTCTTCGCGGTGTGGACTATTCCATTCAGCAGACTGCTGCGGGAGTAGGGGCAACTGCTACTCCCCTTCTCATCACCACGACAACGCAAAATGGATCTCCCACAAACGCGTCCGTGACAGATCTTTCGCAGGTCACGCAGATTGGCAACACGCAGCAGCAAACGCTATCACAAAACAATACAGACACCTTCTCCGTAGGCCCAAACATTCCCGTGTTTGATCCCACCGTCATTGCTCAAGTGGGCTATCTCCATCGCTCGAACCAAACATCATTGATCGGCACGACCGACACTACAGACAGCACCACATCCTCTGATCCCGGTCCGCTGTCATTTCTCAGTGCAGGCGTCGATTATCAGCAAGGCTTCTCACCCGGTACACAGATCGACGCTTTCGCCAGCAACGCGCCGTCCGTGCTGTATGGCGATACTTCTCAGTACGACCCATTCCACACTCCTAGCACCTCCGTCACAGTGACACAACCATTACTGCGCGGTCGGGGACGCTCTGTTAACCTACGTTTTCTTCGGATCGCACGGATCGACCAGCGAGTGTCTCGCTTGGTGTTTGAACAGCAACTTCTTGAAACTGTGTATGGCGTCTCACGCCTTTATTACGACCTGGTTTCACTCGGAGAAAATATCGCTGTTAAGGAGCAATCACTGGCGGCCGCGCAACGCCTTCTGCAAGACGATCGTAATCAGGTAGACGAGGGAACATTACCGCCGATAGAGCTGACACGGGCACAGGCTTTGGTTTCTTCCAGCCGATTGGACCTGATCCAATCTCGCGGGTTGTATCGTCAGCAAGAGGTCATACTCCGGGAACAACTAGTCCGCAACCTGGCCGATCCCGCCGCACAGATGCTGTCCATCGTTCCTACCGATCACATCACGGTACCGGATGATGTGCCTGTACCGGATGTGCCAACGCTGACCGCAGATGCACTCGCGAATCGTCCGGACCTTGCCCAGGCGGGACTTCAGATTCAGGCCAACGAACTAGCAGCGAACGGTTCTCGTAACGGCGTGAAACCGATGTTGAATGCGTATGCAAACGTGCAGACGCGCGGCTCTTCTTTGGTGCCATATCAAACAATCGGTTCCGCTGGAAACGGTATGCTCCAGGCTCCTGCGGCACTCACCACAGGTGGACTGAGACTCTCGACGATCTATCAAGCCGGTATTCAACTCAATCTGCCATTGCGAAATCGCATCGCGCAATCAGACGCCGCGCGTGATGCCATTCAACTTCGCCGTGCCGAGGCTCGCAATGAGAAGCTGGCCAATGATGTTCGCCAGCAGGTGGAGAACGCTGCGATTGCTCTCGAGAATGCGCATGAGGCCTATACAGCTGCGGTGGAGAGCAGCAACTATCAGCAGCAGTTGTTACAAGCAGAGATTGATAAGTTCTCTGTGGGTGCTAGTACAAACTACATGATCATCCAAGACCAGGCGTATTTGGCACAGGCACGATCGACAGAGGTTGCTGCTCGCTCCGATTGGATGAAGGCGCAAATGGCGCTTGATCGATCACTCGGCGATCTCCTCGAAAAAAATCGAATCGAGTTTGAAGACGCAGTAGAAGGTCACGTCCCCTAG
- a CDS encoding efflux RND transporter periplasmic adaptor subunit, which translates to MSDDLQQREYPEDERLHQIQDDPDRRMTRAEWEREESLARQAAHKRHDSVAHDREVQQEYDRKKHAQRRNWGRIFLWAGIGLGVLLLIFLIGYLPHRAEAKKAAAAARERDQEEPQVSVTEVKRSNKPGQLTVPGTTAPLVEAYIYARANGYLKKRYVDIGDHVKKGQLLAVIDAPDLDQQVEQARQQLHQAEADEAQQQAQLDLRRVTWERWRTLVAKGVFSRQDGDQRETDYRAQVAIVASAQRNVESFRANLNRAIALQSYERVTAPFDGVITQRNTDIGALVGAGGSSTPPPSNSSSSPTSGSAGVASANTSGSSGNGSLAATPSTGQSSGGALFAVAEIDKLRILVSVPEGYASSIVSSMPAQVFVQERPGKPLDGIVTRLTHAIDQNTRTMLTEVDLDNHNGSLAPGMYTVVTFVQVRGTAPLTIPGDAVVVRQDRTMVAIVRDMKVQLVPVEIGRDYGPSVEILSGLHEGDHVITTVTDGIRPGAKIRPLQQAQAGEDNNGSAGAQTNKVPNAGPSQYGDQSIVNQKSESTNNQGKKSGGSSSPSNSDGKSKGDSK; encoded by the coding sequence ATGAGCGATGACCTGCAGCAACGCGAATATCCCGAAGACGAACGCCTTCACCAGATACAGGACGATCCTGATCGGCGGATGACGCGCGCGGAATGGGAACGCGAAGAATCTCTTGCAAGGCAGGCTGCGCACAAACGACACGACAGTGTCGCGCATGACCGTGAAGTACAGCAGGAATATGACCGCAAGAAACACGCACAGAGACGCAACTGGGGCAGGATTTTTCTATGGGCCGGTATCGGTCTTGGTGTGCTCCTTCTGATCTTCTTGATCGGATATCTGCCACACCGTGCCGAAGCAAAGAAAGCAGCTGCAGCAGCGCGAGAGCGCGATCAGGAGGAACCACAAGTCTCTGTGACAGAGGTGAAACGGAGCAATAAGCCCGGTCAGCTTACAGTGCCGGGTACGACTGCCCCACTTGTTGAAGCCTATATCTATGCGCGTGCAAATGGTTATCTGAAGAAACGCTATGTAGATATTGGCGATCACGTAAAGAAAGGCCAACTCCTCGCAGTAATCGATGCTCCTGATCTTGATCAACAAGTGGAGCAGGCGAGGCAACAGCTACATCAGGCAGAGGCCGACGAGGCGCAGCAACAAGCGCAATTAGATCTGCGACGTGTGACATGGGAACGCTGGCGAACGCTTGTTGCGAAAGGGGTCTTCTCTCGCCAGGATGGCGATCAACGCGAAACCGACTACCGCGCTCAGGTGGCGATTGTCGCGTCAGCGCAACGGAATGTCGAAAGCTTCCGTGCCAATCTGAACCGTGCAATTGCCCTGCAAAGTTATGAGCGAGTGACAGCGCCATTTGATGGTGTGATCACACAACGCAACACGGATATCGGCGCCCTGGTTGGAGCAGGAGGCAGTTCCACTCCACCGCCTTCCAACTCATCCTCTTCTCCCACTAGTGGTTCTGCTGGTGTCGCAAGTGCAAATACCAGCGGCTCCAGCGGCAATGGAAGCCTTGCGGCAACACCATCTACAGGACAGTCAAGCGGAGGCGCGCTCTTCGCGGTGGCTGAGATTGATAAGCTACGCATTTTGGTTTCAGTGCCAGAAGGGTATGCGAGCAGCATCGTTTCCAGCATGCCCGCACAGGTCTTCGTTCAGGAACGCCCGGGCAAACCGCTCGATGGCATCGTTACTCGTCTTACACACGCCATCGATCAAAACACGCGCACCATGCTGACAGAAGTCGATCTTGATAACCACAATGGCAGCCTAGCCCCGGGCATGTATACGGTCGTTACATTTGTGCAGGTGCGCGGAACTGCACCGCTCACCATCCCGGGTGACGCTGTTGTCGTACGACAGGATCGCACCATGGTTGCCATTGTTCGAGACATGAAGGTGCAATTGGTGCCTGTAGAAATTGGTCGTGATTACGGGCCTTCCGTCGAGATTCTCAGCGGATTACACGAAGGCGATCATGTCATCACCACAGTGACAGATGGAATCCGTCCCGGTGCAAAGATTCGTCCGCTGCAGCAGGCACAGGCTGGAGAGGATAACAACGGGAGCGCAGGCGCGCAGACAAATAAGGTGCCCAATGCCGGACCAAGCCAGTACGGCGATCAGTCCATCGTGAATCAGAAGAGTGAGAGCACAAACAATCAGGGCAAGAAGAGCGGCGGCTCGTCAAGCCCATCGAACAGCGATGGAAAGTCCAAGGGAGACAGCAAATGA
- a CDS encoding efflux RND transporter permease subunit translates to MWIVRLALRRPYTFVVVSLLILLLGIGTAIVTPKDIYPNINIPVVTIVWSYSGLPPQEMEGRIVTICERALTTTVNDIEHTSSESYQGVSVIRVYFQPNVKVELALSQITAVVQTILRVLPPGTFPPNILKYDASTVPIVQLGLSGQGLTEEDLYDLGLSFIRPRLANVKGASIPLPYGGKVRQVQVDVDPNLLYSHHLSATDISTAFNQQNLILPAGVARIGDREFIVKLNSSPAVVSALNDLPIRANNGAVVQVKDVAQVRLGYAPQVNVVRQEGKRAALLTVLKNGETSTLDIVKGVKEMLPQVKAGLPSGLQITPLFDQSVFVSDSINEVIREGVIAAALTALMILLFLGSWRSTLIVCVSIPLSIATSLIVLAALGETINVMTLGGMALAVGILVDDATVEIENTHRNMSENKPLVRAILDSAQQVATPAFVSTLSICMVFTPVVLLSGPAKYLFTPLAMAVVFAMMASYFLSRTLVPTMMHFLLAAEIALYQDPEAAEKETEENFIWRWHTRFDGWFERRREGYKKLLERTLESRGLTIGVFALFVLLSLPLVFLMGEDFFPYIDSGQIRLHVYPPQGMRPEDAEQYFAAVEQEIRKVIPAEATKLILDNIGLPNGGFNLAFGDNTTISDSDGDIFVSLEPGKRNTEMYQRRLGEDLHNKFPDATFFFTAANITNQILDFGLPAPIDLQISGRSPQNYQTAQEMLKEVRAIPGVSDAHIHQQLSQPTVQVNVDRLKARQIGLTQQDIAQSMLISLTGTGQTAPNEWLNPQNGVNYQVVVQTPQYRIDTLQALSRTPVTSPAGNTSQLLGNVANFERDVTPAIIDHYNIQPVYDIYANVDQRDLGGVAGEIRKIIEKHKPNLPVGSQLALRGEVQTMSDSFTRLGIGIIFAIILVYFLMAVNFQSWLDPLIILMSLPVAFSGILWTLYLTHTTFNVPSLMGAIMTIGVATANSILMVVFANDERATGKNSVEAAISAGYTRLRPVCMTALAMIIGMFPMALALGEGGEQNAPLGRAVIGGLLLATLGTLFVVPIMYSWLRTEPPRDMDKEIDEAYHEGDKPQVNGAQQPKTA, encoded by the coding sequence ATGTGGATTGTCAGGCTGGCGCTTCGCCGCCCGTACACGTTTGTAGTCGTCTCGTTGCTGATACTGCTGCTCGGTATTGGCACTGCTATTGTCACGCCGAAAGATATCTACCCCAACATCAACATTCCTGTTGTCACGATCGTCTGGAGCTACAGTGGCCTGCCTCCACAGGAGATGGAAGGCCGTATCGTCACCATCTGCGAGCGTGCACTGACCACCACGGTCAACGACATTGAGCACACAAGCAGCGAGAGTTATCAGGGCGTTTCCGTCATCCGGGTGTACTTCCAACCTAACGTCAAGGTGGAACTCGCCCTTTCGCAGATCACCGCCGTAGTGCAAACCATTCTGCGCGTGTTGCCACCTGGGACATTCCCACCAAACATCCTCAAATACGACGCCAGTACTGTCCCCATTGTGCAGTTGGGCCTGTCAGGGCAGGGCCTCACGGAAGAGGATCTTTATGATCTTGGGTTGTCGTTTATCAGGCCACGACTCGCCAACGTAAAGGGCGCTTCGATTCCCCTACCCTACGGCGGCAAGGTGCGACAGGTGCAAGTGGATGTTGATCCAAACCTGCTCTATTCGCATCATCTTTCGGCAACGGACATCTCCACGGCCTTCAATCAGCAAAACCTGATTCTTCCCGCTGGTGTGGCCCGCATTGGTGATCGCGAGTTCATCGTCAAACTCAACTCTTCACCTGCCGTTGTGTCGGCTCTGAATGATCTGCCGATACGTGCGAACAACGGTGCCGTGGTTCAAGTAAAGGACGTCGCGCAGGTCCGACTTGGCTATGCTCCGCAGGTGAACGTCGTCCGGCAAGAAGGCAAACGCGCTGCACTCCTTACAGTGCTGAAGAATGGCGAGACATCCACACTGGATATTGTGAAGGGCGTGAAGGAGATGCTGCCGCAGGTGAAGGCGGGGCTGCCGTCCGGCCTTCAGATTACGCCGCTGTTCGATCAATCCGTTTTTGTTAGTGATTCAATCAACGAGGTCATCCGCGAAGGCGTGATCGCAGCAGCACTCACCGCGCTCATGATCCTGCTGTTTTTAGGATCGTGGCGTTCCACACTCATTGTTTGCGTCTCTATTCCGTTGTCTATCGCAACATCGCTCATCGTCCTTGCCGCGCTGGGCGAAACCATCAACGTGATGACTCTGGGTGGTATGGCACTGGCCGTCGGCATTCTGGTCGATGACGCGACGGTCGAAATTGAAAACACTCATCGCAACATGAGCGAGAACAAGCCGCTTGTGCGCGCCATTCTCGATAGTGCGCAGCAGGTAGCCACACCCGCCTTTGTCTCCACTCTTTCCATCTGCATGGTGTTTACACCTGTTGTACTTCTGAGCGGGCCAGCGAAATACCTATTCACGCCGCTGGCCATGGCCGTTGTGTTTGCCATGATGGCATCGTATTTTCTGTCTCGAACACTCGTGCCAACCATGATGCACTTCCTGTTGGCCGCTGAGATTGCGCTTTATCAGGATCCGGAGGCGGCGGAAAAAGAGACAGAAGAAAACTTCATCTGGCGCTGGCACACACGTTTTGACGGGTGGTTTGAACGGCGGCGTGAGGGTTACAAGAAGCTTCTGGAGCGTACGCTGGAAAGCCGAGGCCTGACGATTGGTGTGTTCGCGCTCTTCGTATTGCTATCGTTGCCACTCGTTTTTCTGATGGGAGAGGATTTCTTCCCTTACATTGATTCGGGGCAGATTCGGCTACACGTCTATCCACCACAGGGCATGCGCCCCGAGGATGCAGAGCAATACTTTGCCGCTGTGGAGCAAGAAATCCGAAAGGTCATACCTGCGGAAGCGACAAAGCTGATCCTCGATAACATCGGTTTGCCCAACGGCGGTTTCAACCTGGCCTTTGGCGACAACACAACCATCTCTGATTCTGACGGTGACATTTTCGTCTCCCTGGAACCCGGCAAGCGCAACACAGAGATGTATCAGCGACGCCTCGGCGAAGATCTTCACAATAAGTTCCCTGACGCGACCTTCTTCTTCACCGCAGCGAACATCACCAACCAGATTCTCGACTTCGGTCTCCCCGCACCGATTGATCTACAAATCTCCGGTCGCAGTCCGCAGAACTACCAAACCGCACAGGAAATGTTGAAAGAGGTACGCGCCATTCCAGGCGTATCAGACGCTCATATCCATCAACAGCTTTCACAGCCCACAGTACAGGTGAACGTCGATCGACTGAAAGCACGCCAGATTGGATTGACCCAGCAGGATATTGCCCAGAGCATGCTTATCTCGCTGACAGGAACAGGACAGACAGCACCGAATGAGTGGCTCAATCCACAGAATGGTGTGAACTATCAGGTCGTCGTTCAAACGCCGCAGTATCGTATCGACACTCTTCAGGCGCTATCGCGGACCCCAGTTACGTCTCCGGCTGGGAATACGAGCCAACTGTTGGGGAACGTCGCCAACTTTGAGCGCGACGTTACACCGGCCATCATCGATCACTACAACATTCAGCCTGTATATGACATTTACGCCAACGTGGATCAGCGTGATCTGGGCGGCGTTGCCGGTGAAATTCGAAAGATCATCGAGAAGCATAAGCCCAATCTTCCCGTGGGATCACAACTTGCATTGCGCGGCGAAGTGCAAACGATGAGTGACTCCTTCACTCGTTTAGGTATTGGCATCATCTTCGCCATCATTCTCGTTTACTTTCTGATGGCAGTGAATTTCCAATCCTGGCTTGATCCACTGATCATTCTCATGTCGTTGCCGGTAGCATTTTCCGGCATTCTGTGGACGCTGTATCTCACGCACACCACGTTCAACGTGCCCTCTCTGATGGGCGCCATCATGACGATTGGTGTAGCGACCGCAAACAGCATCCTGATGGTTGTGTTCGCCAACGATGAGCGGGCTACCGGTAAAAATAGCGTGGAAGCTGCCATCAGTGCCGGCTACACACGCCTACGTCCCGTATGCATGACTGCGCTTGCCATGATCATCGGTATGTTCCCGATGGCGCTTGCATTAGGCGAAGGCGGCGAGCAGAACGCTCCCCTGGGACGAGCTGTGATCGGCGGTCTTCTGCTTGCCACGCTTGGCACGCTGTTTGTTGTTCCCATCATGTACTCGTGGCTGCGAACAGAACCACCGCGCGACATGGATAAAGAAATTGACGAGGCATACCACGAGGGCGATAAGCCTCAAGTCAACGGTGCCCAGCAGCCGAAAACCGCATAG
- a CDS encoding RNA polymerase sigma factor, with product MFWYFSNLDRTQSGILTLSLGADTARSDDQRTVRLEEQVVRLYDELRLPLFRYLLCMRVLPEEAEEVIQESFLRLYKHLHAQGREDNIRGWIFRVAHNIASSRRKERKFLIETSPEDWERISLAASDPAAGPEELLLRKEKLMRLHYEIGELSELQQNCIRLRVEGFRYREIAEILNVTTSTVAGSLRHAVERLSRES from the coding sequence GTGTTTTGGTACTTTTCAAATTTGGATCGCACCCAGAGCGGAATCCTGACGCTGAGCCTTGGCGCCGATACTGCGCGATCCGACGATCAACGAACAGTGCGTCTGGAAGAGCAGGTGGTTCGCCTTTACGACGAGCTCCGCCTGCCGCTGTTCCGTTATTTGCTATGCATGCGGGTATTGCCCGAAGAGGCGGAAGAGGTGATTCAGGAGTCGTTCTTACGGCTCTACAAGCATCTGCATGCCCAGGGGCGCGAGGACAACATCCGCGGATGGATCTTTCGCGTAGCTCACAACATAGCCAGCAGCCGCCGCAAAGAGCGCAAATTCCTCATAGAGACATCGCCGGAAGATTGGGAACGCATCAGTCTCGCCGCTTCGGATCCAGCTGCGGGCCCGGAGGAGCTATTGCTGCGTAAAGAAAAACTGATGCGTCTGCATTACGAGATTGGGGAACTATCGGAATTGCAGCAGAACTGCATCCGTCTCCGGGTTGAAGGATTTCGTTATCGCGAGATCGCTGAGATTCTCAACGTCACTACCTCGACCGTTGCAGGATCGTTGCGGCATGCCGTGGAAAGGCTCAGCAGGGAATCATGA